In Lotus japonicus ecotype B-129 chromosome 5, LjGifu_v1.2, one genomic interval encodes:
- the LOC130717034 gene encoding uncharacterized protein LOC130717034 isoform X3, with the protein MSGRGFETWILEVRGAGLSLQSSNSKDIEQSAQAISQKMEAAASESATNGAVPSKNELSGISSTASELDISVSKGIETENVAVTGELTRLATVWDESKLVARLSETFLRLSERVSGFLSESQSKVMFTKLLDQISKLLVDSPLYEQFNEIRGKITTLLETRQNSGITSQITDLSEKLVDIIEEGQRSVSPPLFDLQARFTSTIEDFQKQLDLMVKYDWDFDHYLEEDVPAAIEYIMKESKPKDGKLLAIGHSMGGILLYSMLSRFGFEGKESRLAAVVTLASSLDYTSSKSSLKLLTPLADPAQALNVPVVPLGAILAAAYPLSSRPPYALSWLNTLISAEGMMEPHLLKRLVFNNFCTIPAKLLIQLTTAFRERGLCNRDGTFFYKDHLHKGNVPILAIAGDQDLICPPEAVEDTIKLIPEHLVTYKVFGEPEGPHYAHYDLVGGRLAVEQVYPCIIEFLNCHDK; encoded by the exons ATGTCTGGTCGGGGATTCGAAACTTGGATTCTAGAAGTACGAGGGGCTGGGTTGAGTCTTCAGAGTTCAAATTCCAAAGATATTGAACAGTCGGCACAAGCAATTTCTCAGAAGATGGAGGCTGCTGCTTCAGAAAGTGCAACCAATGGAGCTGTGCCTTCAAAAAATGAATTGAGTGGTATTTCTTCTACAGCATCTGAACTTGACATTTCTGTCTCAAAAGGAATAGAAACTGAGAATGTGGCTGTCACCGGAGAACTAACTAGGTTAGCTACTGTTTGGGATGAATCGAAGTTGGTGGCAAGGTTGTCTGAGACTTTTCTACGTTTGTCAGAAAGAGTCTCTGGGTTTCTCAGTGAAAGTCAATCAAAGGTCATGTTTACCAAACTACTTGATCAGATTTCAAAACTTTTGGTGGATTCTCCATTATACGAACAATTCAATGAGATAAGGGGAAAGATTACAACTTTGTTGGAAACAAGACAAAACTCTGGTATTACTAGTCAAATAACTGACCTAAGTGAAAAGCTAGTAGATATTATTGAGGAAGGTCAGCGATCTGTTTCTCCTCCATTATTTGATCTACAAGCTCGCTTTACTTCTACCATAGAAGATTTTCAGAAGCAACTTGACTTGATGGTGAAGTACGATTGGGACTTTGATCATTACTTGGAAGAAGATGTTCCTGCTGCG ATAGAATACATAATGAAAGAAAGCAAGCCGAAAGATGGAAAGTTACTTGCAATTGGACACTCCATGGGTGGTATATTGCTTTATTCAATGCTATCACGTTTTG gttttgaaggtaaggaaTCCAGACTGGCTGCTGTAGTTACACTAGCATCATCTCTGGACTACACATCATCCAAATCATCTCTTAAATTACTCACACCGCTT GCAGATCCTGCACAGGCTCTGAATGTCCCTGTTGTTCCTTTAGGGGCAATTTTAGCAGCAGCTTATCCTCTTTCATCTCGTCCACCATATGCATTATCATGGTTAAATACTTTGATTTCAGCTGAGGGCATGATGGAACCTCATTTATTGAAAAGGCTGGTCTTTAACAACTTTT GTACCATACCTGCAAAACTACTCATACAGCTCACAACAGCATTTCGAGAGCGTGGTTTATGTAACAGGGATGGGACCTTTTTTTACAAGGACCATCTACACAAAGGCAATGTCCCTATCTTAGCTATAGCTGGAGACCAGGATCTGATTTGCCCACCTGAAGCCGTGGAAG ACACCATTAAATTGATTCCTGAGCATCTGGTTACGTACAAAGTTTTTGGGGAACCCGAAGGCCCACATTATGCTCATTATGATTTGGTTGGAGGAAGACTG GCAGTGGAGCAGGTGTATCCCTGTATAATTGAGTTTCTTAATTGTCACGATAAATGA
- the LOC130717035 gene encoding serpin-ZX-like, with translation MAMDLQKSKSNSIDAVLSFTKHVLSKEEYQEKNLVFSPLSLYAALSVMAAGADGLTLDELLSFLRFDSVDHLTTFFSQVLSPVLFSDDHLSFANGMWVDQSLSIFHSFKQLVSTHYKATLASLDFKTQGNGVLPEVNSWVEKETNGHITHLLPPEAVNNLTRLIFANALRFKGTWKHKFDGKTMRLAFYLLNDTSVQVPFMTSKKKTQYIRAFDGFKILRLPYKQGRDRKRRFSMCFFLPDATDGLPALIQKLSSESAFFKGKLPRRKVRVGDFKIPKFTIPFTFEASNMLEEVGVVSPFSPCHADFTKMVEVNSTLDKLHVQNIFQKVTIQVSEVGSEATVATTFIGRKATGGSLSSCPAINFVADHPFLFLIREDFTGTILFIGQVLHPHGRGTGWPRAQ, from the exons ATGGCGATGGATCtccaaaaatcaaaatcaaattcaaTCGACGCTGTTTTGAGCTTCACAAAACATGTATTATCTAAAGAAGAATATCAGGAGAAGAACCTTGTCTTCTCGCCCTTGTCTCTGTACGCTGCTCTTAGCGTCATGGCCGCCGGTGCAGATGGCCTCACACTCGACGAGCTTCTTTCATTCCTCCGATTTGACTCCGTCGACCATCTCACCACCTTCTTCTCTCAGGTCCTCTCCCCTGTGTTGTTCTCCGACGACCATCTCTCTTTTGCTAATGGAATGTGGGTTGATCAATCACTTTCCATTTTCCATTCTTTTAAACAACTTGTCTCCACTCATTACAAGGCCACTCTAGCTTCACTTGATTTTAAGACTCAG GGTAATGGAGTGCTCCCTGAAGTGAATTCATGGGTTGAAAAAGAGACTAATGGCCATATTACACACCTGCTTCCTCCCGAAGCAGTAAACAACTTAACTAGACTTATATTTGCAAATGCACTGCGCTTCAAGGGTACGTGGAAACACAAGTTTGATGGTAAAACAATGCGATTAGCTTTTTACCTCCTTAATGATACCTCTGTCCAAGTTCCCTTCATGACAAGCAAGAAGAAGACGCAGTATATTAGAGCTTTTGATGGTTTCAAAATCCTCCGTCTTCCTTATAAACAAGGTAGAGATAGAAAACGTCGCTTCTCCATGTGCTTTTTTCTTCCAGATGCAACAGATGGACTTCCAGCTTTAATTCAAAAGCTGTCTTCAGAATCTGCTTTCTTCAAAGGCAAGCTTCCTCGCCGAAAAGTGCGAGTAGGTGACTTCAAAATTCCAAAATTCACTATTCCTTTTACTTTTGAAGCTTCAAATATGCTGGAGGAGGTTGGAGTGGTTTCACCTTTCTCTCCTTGCCATGCGGATTTTACCAAAATGGTCGAGGTCAATTCTACTTTAGATAAATTACACGTGCAAAACATATTTCAGAAAGTTACTATTCAAGTCAGTGAAGTAGGCTCTGAAGCAACAGTCGCTACCACTTTCATTGGACGGAAGGCAACAGGTGGTTCCCTGTCGTCTTGTCCGGCTATAAACTTTGTAGCTGACCACCCTTTCCTCTTCTTAATCCGAGAAGATTTCACCGGAACAATCCTTTTCATTGGGCAGGTTCTCCATCCTCACGG CCGCGGAACCGGGTGGCCAAGAGCTCAATAG
- the LOC130717034 gene encoding uncharacterized protein LOC130717034 isoform X1 — MAVSIQYDALSSLCRVSSSTFRSLPRATASFRLRAFSTTVNDKPSICTADELHYVSHSSSDWRLALWRYHPNPQAPPRNHPLLLLSGVGTNAVGYDLSPESSFARYMSGRGFETWILEVRGAGLSLQSSNSKDIEQSAQAISQKMEAAASESATNGAVPSKNELSGISSTASELDISVSKGIETENVAVTGELTRLATVWDESKLVARLSETFLRLSERVSGFLSESQSKVMFTKLLDQISKLLVDSPLYEQFNEIRGKITTLLETRQNSGITSQITDLSEKLVDIIEEGQRSVSPPLFDLQARFTSTIEDFQKQLDLMVKYDWDFDHYLEEDVPAAIEYIMKESKPKDGKLLAIGHSMGGILLYSMLSRFGFEGKESRLAAVVTLASSLDYTSSKSSLKLLTPLADPAQALNVPVVPLGAILAAAYPLSSRPPYALSWLNTLISAEGMMEPHLLKRLVFNNFCTIPAKLLIQLTTAFRERGLCNRDGTFFYKDHLHKGNVPILAIAGDQDLICPPEAVEDTIKLIPEHLVTYKVFGEPEGPHYAHYDLVGGRLAVEQVYPCIIEFLNCHDK; from the exons ATGGCTGTTTCCATCCAATACGatgctctctcttctctctgcAGAGTCTCTTCTTCAACCTTCCGCTCTCTCCCACGCGCCACCGCTTCCTTCCGCCTCAGAGCCTTCTCCACCACCGTCAACGATAAGCCCTCCATTTGCACCGCCGATGAGCTCCACTATGTCTCCCACTCCAGTTCCGATTGGAGACTCGCTCTCTGGCGCTACCACCCCAATCCTCAG GCCCCTCCCAGGAATCACCCTCTGCTGCTCTTATCAGGAGTGGGGACCAATGCAGTTGGATATGACCTTTCCCCTGAG TCATCATTTGCTCGATACATGTCTGGTCGGGGATTCGAAACTTGGATTCTAGAAGTACGAGGGGCTGGGTTGAGTCTTCAGAGTTCAAATTCCAAAGATATTGAACAGTCGGCACAAGCAATTTCTCAGAAGATGGAGGCTGCTGCTTCAGAAAGTGCAACCAATGGAGCTGTGCCTTCAAAAAATGAATTGAGTGGTATTTCTTCTACAGCATCTGAACTTGACATTTCTGTCTCAAAAGGAATAGAAACTGAGAATGTGGCTGTCACCGGAGAACTAACTAGGTTAGCTACTGTTTGGGATGAATCGAAGTTGGTGGCAAGGTTGTCTGAGACTTTTCTACGTTTGTCAGAAAGAGTCTCTGGGTTTCTCAGTGAAAGTCAATCAAAGGTCATGTTTACCAAACTACTTGATCAGATTTCAAAACTTTTGGTGGATTCTCCATTATACGAACAATTCAATGAGATAAGGGGAAAGATTACAACTTTGTTGGAAACAAGACAAAACTCTGGTATTACTAGTCAAATAACTGACCTAAGTGAAAAGCTAGTAGATATTATTGAGGAAGGTCAGCGATCTGTTTCTCCTCCATTATTTGATCTACAAGCTCGCTTTACTTCTACCATAGAAGATTTTCAGAAGCAACTTGACTTGATGGTGAAGTACGATTGGGACTTTGATCATTACTTGGAAGAAGATGTTCCTGCTGCG ATAGAATACATAATGAAAGAAAGCAAGCCGAAAGATGGAAAGTTACTTGCAATTGGACACTCCATGGGTGGTATATTGCTTTATTCAATGCTATCACGTTTTG gttttgaaggtaaggaaTCCAGACTGGCTGCTGTAGTTACACTAGCATCATCTCTGGACTACACATCATCCAAATCATCTCTTAAATTACTCACACCGCTT GCAGATCCTGCACAGGCTCTGAATGTCCCTGTTGTTCCTTTAGGGGCAATTTTAGCAGCAGCTTATCCTCTTTCATCTCGTCCACCATATGCATTATCATGGTTAAATACTTTGATTTCAGCTGAGGGCATGATGGAACCTCATTTATTGAAAAGGCTGGTCTTTAACAACTTTT GTACCATACCTGCAAAACTACTCATACAGCTCACAACAGCATTTCGAGAGCGTGGTTTATGTAACAGGGATGGGACCTTTTTTTACAAGGACCATCTACACAAAGGCAATGTCCCTATCTTAGCTATAGCTGGAGACCAGGATCTGATTTGCCCACCTGAAGCCGTGGAAG ACACCATTAAATTGATTCCTGAGCATCTGGTTACGTACAAAGTTTTTGGGGAACCCGAAGGCCCACATTATGCTCATTATGATTTGGTTGGAGGAAGACTG GCAGTGGAGCAGGTGTATCCCTGTATAATTGAGTTTCTTAATTGTCACGATAAATGA
- the LOC130717033 gene encoding receptor protein kinase-like protein ZAR1, translating into MLLPFICLLFLLCCNSLAPLVTSLNAEGYVLLTFKHSITDPQGSMSNWNSSDDNPCSWNGITCKDQTVMSISIPNRKLYGSLPSTLGSLPQLRHVNFRNNKLFGNLPLQLFQAQGLQSLVLYGNSFSGSVPNEIHKLRYLQTLDLSQNFLNGSLPAEIVQCKRLKTLVLSRNNFTGTLPDGFGANLVSLEKLDLSFNQFNGSIPSDMGNLSRLQGTVDLSHNHFSGSIPASLGNLPEKVYIDLTYNSLTGPVPQSGALMNRGPTAFIGNPGLCGPPLKNPCGSDTAAASSPSSFPFLPHDNPPQDAGNGSRISEKNKGLSKGAVAGIVVGDLIGICLLGLLFSYFYSRVCGCNQNQEESGVKRERKRRKECLCFTMDESEVALSDHVEQDDLVPLDNQVDFDLDELLKASAFVLGKSGIGIMYRVVLEDGVALAVRRLGEGGSQRFKEFQTEVEAIGKLRHPNIVTLRAYYWSVDEKLLIYDYIPNGSLATAIHGKAGLVAFIPISWSYRLKIMKGTAKGLAYLHEFSPKKYVHGDLKPSNILLGHNMTAHISDFGLGRLADIAGGSPTLQSNRVAAEKLHERQNSLSTEVATNMLGNGYQAPEALKMVKPSQKWDVYSYGVILLEMITGRLPVVQVGISEMDLVQWIQFCIEDKKPLSDVLDPYLAEEEADKEEEVIAVLKIAMACVNSSPEKRPSMRHVLDALDRLSISSD; encoded by the exons ATGCTGCTACCTTTCATTTGCCTCCTTTTTCTTCTCTGCTGCAACTCTCTTGCACCTCTTGTGACTTCTCTCAATGCTGAAGGCTATGTCCTTTTAACATTCAAGCACTCCATCACTGACCCACAAGGCTCTATGAGTAACTGGAACTCTTCTGATGACAACCCATGTTCATGGAATGGGATTACATGCAAGGACCAAACAGTTATGTCAATTAGTATCCCAAATAGGAAACTCTATGGTTCTCTTCCTTCTACTCTAGGATCTCTTCCTCAGCTCCGACATGTCAACTTCAGGAACAACAAGCTCTTTGGAAACTTGCCTCTGCAGCTCTTTCAAGCTCAGGGACTACAAAGTCTAGTGCTTTATGGCAATTCCTTTTCTGGGTCTGTTCCAAATGAGATTCACAAGCTCAGGTACCTTCAAACTCTAGATTTGTCTCAAAATTTCCTTAATGGGTCATTGCCTGCTGAAATTGTGCAGTGTAAGAGACTCAAAACCCTTGTTCTCAGTAGAAACAATTTCACTGGGACTCTGCCAGATGGATTTGGTGCTAATTTGGTTTCTCTTGAAAAACTAGACCTTTCTTTCAATCAATTTAATGGTTCAATTCCTAGTGATATGGGAAATCTGTCAAGACTTCAAGGAACTGTTGATTTGTCTCATAATCATTTTAGTGGTTCAATTCCAGCTAGCCTTGGCAATCTACCTGAGAAGGTTTACATTGATCTTACTTACAATAGTTTAACTGGTCCAGTGCCCCAAAGTGGTGCTTTGATGAATAGAGGACCAACTGCTTTTATTGGTAATCCTGGTCTATGTGGACCTCCTTTGAAGAATCCATGTGGTTCTGATACTGCTGCTGCTAGTTCACCTTCCTCATTTCCATTTCTTCCTCATGACAATCCACCTCAGGATGCTGGTAATGGTTCTAGGATAAGTGAGAAAAATAAAGGGCTAAGTAAGGGTGCTGTGGCTGGCATTGTTGTGGGTGATTTGATTGGAATTTGCCTTTTAGGTTTGCTGTTCTCCTACTTTTACTCAAGGGTTTGTGGTTGTAACCAGAATCAGGAAGAGAGTGGTGTTAaaagggaaaggaaaagaagGAAAGAGTGCTTGTGCTTCACAATGGATGAATCTGAGGTGGCCCTATCTGATCATGTTGAGCAAGATGATCTTGTCCCATTAGATAACCAAGTGGACTTTGATTTGGATGAGCTTCTTAAGGCTTCAGCTTTTGTTTTGGGTAAGAGTGGAATAGGGATTATGTACAGGGTGGTGCTTGAAGATGGGGTTGCTTTGGCTGTGAGAAGATTAGGGGAAGGAGGTTCTCAAAGGTTCAAAGAGTTTCAAACAGAAGTAGAAGCTATAGGGAAGTTAAGGCATCCAAATATTGTAACTTTAAGAGCCTATTACTGGTCTGTTGATGAAAAGCTTCTCATATATGACTATATACCTAATGGAAGCCTTGCTACAGCAATTCATG GGAAGGCTGGACTTGTTGCATTTATCCCAATATCTTGGTCCTACCGATTGAAAATCATGAAAGGAACTGCAAAAGGGTTGGCCTATCTGCATGAATTCAGTCCTAAGAAGTATGTCCATGGAGATCTCAAGCCAAGTAACATACTTCTTGGACATAACATGACAGCCCACATTTCCGATTTTGGACTCGGGCGCCTTGCGGATATCGCTGGAGGTTCCCCAACCTTGCAATCCAACCGAGTCGCCGCAGAGAAGCTACACGAAAGACAAAACAGCTTGTCCACCGAAGTCGCAACTAACATGTTGGGAAACGGTTATCAGGCACCAGAAGCACTGAAAATGGTGAAGCCATCACAGAAGTGGGATGTTTATTCATACGGTGTGATTCTGTTAGAAATGATCACGGGACGATTACCAGTTGTCCAAGTGGGTATCTCAGAAATGGACCTTGTGCAGTGGATTCAGTTCTGCATTGAGGATAAGAAGCCACTCTCAGACGTATTAGACCCGTACTTggctgaagaagaagcagataaGGAGGAAGAGGTAATTGCAGTTTTGAAGATTGCTATGGCTTGTGTCAATAGCAGCCCTGAAAAGAGACCTTCAATGAGGCACGTGCTTGATGCTCTTGATAGATTGTCCATTTCCTCTGATTGA
- the LOC130717036 gene encoding auxin-responsive protein IAA32-like, which translates to MDSNTSSFLLNSSTFHSVFYQDKQDDGIIDLGLSLGTVQHEAYHSSGNLYDDDLMDWPHSDLHLKNSSTMHSRSVHDEELEGVQSNERWAYVKVNMDGVTIGRKICVLDHGGYSSLAIQLEDMFGSQSLSGLGLFQSESEYSLFYKDREDNWRHVGDVPWKEFVECVKRLRIARKNAGFVSCSSYT; encoded by the exons ATGGATTCAAACACTTCAAGCTTTCTTTTGAACTCTTCAACTTTTCACTCAGTTTTCTACCAAGACAAACAAGATGATGGCATTATTGATCTGGGTCTTAGTCTTGGAACTGTTCAACATGAAGCTTATCATTCTTCTGGCAACT TGTATGATGATGACCTTATGGATTGGCCTCACTCTGATCTACATCTCAAGAATTCAAGCACAATGCATTCTAGATCTGTCCATGATGAAGAGTTAGAGGGAGTCCAGAGCAATGAGAGATGGGCTTATGTGAAGGTAAACATGGATGGAGTTACCATTGGTAGGAAAATTTGTGTCCTTGATCATGGAGGGTACTCAAGTCTAGCAATCCAATTAGAAGACATGTTTG GAAGCCAATCCCTTTCTGGGTTAGGATTGTTTCAATCTGAATCAGAGTATTCATTGTTCTACAAGGACAGAGAAGATAATTGGAGGCATGTTGGTGATGTCCCATGGAA AGAGTTTGTGGAATGTGTGAAACGCTTAAGGATTGCAAGAAAGAATGCAGGCTTTGTTTCCTGTTCATCATACACCTAA
- the LOC130717034 gene encoding uncharacterized protein LOC130717034 isoform X2 — protein MAVSIQYDALSSLCRVSSSTFRSLPRATASFRLRAFSTTVNDKPSICTADELHYVSHSSSDWRLALWRYHPNPQAPPRNHPLLLLSGVGTNAVGYDLSPESSFARYMSGRGFETWILEVRGAGLSLQSSNSKDIEQSAQAISQKMEAAASESATNGAVPSKNELSGISSTASELDISVSKGIETENVAVTGELTRLATVWDESKLVARLSETFLRLSERVSGFLSESQSKVMFTKLLDQISKLLVDSPLYEQFNEIRGKITTLLETRQNSGITSQITDLSEKLVDIIEEGQRSVSPPLFDLQARFTSTIEDFQKQLDLMVKYDWDFDHYLEEDVPAAIEYIMKESKPKDGKLLAIGHSMGGILLYSMLSRFGKESRLAAVVTLASSLDYTSSKSSLKLLTPLADPAQALNVPVVPLGAILAAAYPLSSRPPYALSWLNTLISAEGMMEPHLLKRLVFNNFCTIPAKLLIQLTTAFRERGLCNRDGTFFYKDHLHKGNVPILAIAGDQDLICPPEAVEDTIKLIPEHLVTYKVFGEPEGPHYAHYDLVGGRLAVEQVYPCIIEFLNCHDK, from the exons ATGGCTGTTTCCATCCAATACGatgctctctcttctctctgcAGAGTCTCTTCTTCAACCTTCCGCTCTCTCCCACGCGCCACCGCTTCCTTCCGCCTCAGAGCCTTCTCCACCACCGTCAACGATAAGCCCTCCATTTGCACCGCCGATGAGCTCCACTATGTCTCCCACTCCAGTTCCGATTGGAGACTCGCTCTCTGGCGCTACCACCCCAATCCTCAG GCCCCTCCCAGGAATCACCCTCTGCTGCTCTTATCAGGAGTGGGGACCAATGCAGTTGGATATGACCTTTCCCCTGAG TCATCATTTGCTCGATACATGTCTGGTCGGGGATTCGAAACTTGGATTCTAGAAGTACGAGGGGCTGGGTTGAGTCTTCAGAGTTCAAATTCCAAAGATATTGAACAGTCGGCACAAGCAATTTCTCAGAAGATGGAGGCTGCTGCTTCAGAAAGTGCAACCAATGGAGCTGTGCCTTCAAAAAATGAATTGAGTGGTATTTCTTCTACAGCATCTGAACTTGACATTTCTGTCTCAAAAGGAATAGAAACTGAGAATGTGGCTGTCACCGGAGAACTAACTAGGTTAGCTACTGTTTGGGATGAATCGAAGTTGGTGGCAAGGTTGTCTGAGACTTTTCTACGTTTGTCAGAAAGAGTCTCTGGGTTTCTCAGTGAAAGTCAATCAAAGGTCATGTTTACCAAACTACTTGATCAGATTTCAAAACTTTTGGTGGATTCTCCATTATACGAACAATTCAATGAGATAAGGGGAAAGATTACAACTTTGTTGGAAACAAGACAAAACTCTGGTATTACTAGTCAAATAACTGACCTAAGTGAAAAGCTAGTAGATATTATTGAGGAAGGTCAGCGATCTGTTTCTCCTCCATTATTTGATCTACAAGCTCGCTTTACTTCTACCATAGAAGATTTTCAGAAGCAACTTGACTTGATGGTGAAGTACGATTGGGACTTTGATCATTACTTGGAAGAAGATGTTCCTGCTGCG ATAGAATACATAATGAAAGAAAGCAAGCCGAAAGATGGAAAGTTACTTGCAATTGGACACTCCATGGGTGGTATATTGCTTTATTCAATGCTATCACGTTTTG gtaaggaaTCCAGACTGGCTGCTGTAGTTACACTAGCATCATCTCTGGACTACACATCATCCAAATCATCTCTTAAATTACTCACACCGCTT GCAGATCCTGCACAGGCTCTGAATGTCCCTGTTGTTCCTTTAGGGGCAATTTTAGCAGCAGCTTATCCTCTTTCATCTCGTCCACCATATGCATTATCATGGTTAAATACTTTGATTTCAGCTGAGGGCATGATGGAACCTCATTTATTGAAAAGGCTGGTCTTTAACAACTTTT GTACCATACCTGCAAAACTACTCATACAGCTCACAACAGCATTTCGAGAGCGTGGTTTATGTAACAGGGATGGGACCTTTTTTTACAAGGACCATCTACACAAAGGCAATGTCCCTATCTTAGCTATAGCTGGAGACCAGGATCTGATTTGCCCACCTGAAGCCGTGGAAG ACACCATTAAATTGATTCCTGAGCATCTGGTTACGTACAAAGTTTTTGGGGAACCCGAAGGCCCACATTATGCTCATTATGATTTGGTTGGAGGAAGACTG GCAGTGGAGCAGGTGTATCCCTGTATAATTGAGTTTCTTAATTGTCACGATAAATGA